One genomic segment of Clostridium estertheticum subsp. estertheticum includes these proteins:
- a CDS encoding glycoside hydrolase family 28 protein → MNTSPYSTIFNVTEFGAIPDGITSCSHAFALAIASCSKAGGGSVYVPAGTFLTGSIMLKSNINLNLDSGAILIFTNDIAQYPIVDSRWEGAAQSVFSSCVYAQNEENISITGRGKLDGQGAFWWKIFKNKTNIYPRPKLISFHNCNNVLIEGVTLINSPSWTINPICCDNVTIDKITIKNPNDSPNTDGINPESCKNVHISNCHIDVGDDCITIKSGTEATPLRVPCENITITNCTMVHGHGGVVIGSEMSGDVRCVTISNCVFEGTDRGIRMKSRRGRGGVIEDIRINNIVMKDVLCPFIANLYYYCGPNGKDKYVWDKAPYPITVETPAFRRIHFSNITAREVRAAAGFFYGLPEMYVEDVSFNNISISMAENAEPGMPDMMANLAPMKQRGFFCSNVKDIFFNNVTISNNEGPAFYVENSINVEFSRCKTKDAKGNDPMVKLNNVI, encoded by the coding sequence ATGAATACTTCGCCATATTCAACAATATTCAATGTTACAGAATTTGGAGCAATTCCAGATGGTATTACCTCTTGCAGCCATGCTTTCGCTCTAGCTATAGCATCATGTAGCAAGGCTGGCGGTGGCAGTGTGTACGTACCTGCTGGCACTTTTCTTACAGGTTCTATTATGCTTAAAAGCAATATTAATTTAAATTTAGATTCAGGAGCTATTTTAATATTCACGAATGATATAGCGCAGTATCCTATTGTAGATTCAAGGTGGGAAGGAGCTGCGCAATCTGTATTCTCCTCTTGCGTATACGCGCAAAATGAAGAAAATATTTCTATTACCGGTCGTGGAAAACTAGATGGACAAGGCGCCTTTTGGTGGAAAATATTTAAAAATAAAACAAACATATATCCAAGGCCTAAATTGATAAGTTTTCATAATTGTAATAACGTACTTATCGAAGGAGTTACCTTAATAAACTCACCAAGCTGGACAATAAATCCTATTTGCTGTGATAATGTAACCATAGATAAGATTACAATTAAAAACCCGAATGACTCACCTAACACTGATGGAATAAACCCTGAATCTTGCAAAAATGTTCATATATCAAATTGCCACATTGATGTCGGTGATGACTGCATAACTATAAAATCTGGAACAGAAGCTACCCCCCTTAGAGTTCCATGTGAAAATATTACAATCACAAATTGTACTATGGTACATGGTCACGGTGGTGTAGTAATCGGTAGTGAGATGAGTGGTGATGTTCGATGTGTAACCATAAGCAATTGTGTATTTGAAGGAACTGACAGAGGTATTAGAATGAAATCTCGTCGTGGTCGTGGTGGTGTTATTGAAGATATACGAATCAATAACATAGTAATGAAGGATGTGTTATGCCCTTTTATAGCTAACCTATACTACTACTGTGGACCTAATGGAAAAGATAAATATGTTTGGGATAAAGCTCCTTATCCAATAACAGTAGAAACTCCAGCCTTTAGAAGAATTCACTTTTCTAATATAACTGCTAGAGAAGTAAGGGCTGCCGCTGGGTTTTTCTATGGCCTTCCTGAAATGTATGTCGAAGATGTATCCTTTAATAATATTTCAATATCTATGGCAGAAAACGCAGAGCCTGGCATGCCAGATATGATGGCAAATCTTGCTCCAATGAAGCAAAGAGGTTTCTTCTGCTCAAATGTTAAAGACATTTTCTTTAACAATGTTACTATAAGTAATAATGAAGGACCAGCTTTTTATGTAGAAAATAGTATTAACGTTGAATTCTCAAGATGTAAAACCAAAGATGCAAAAGGCAATGATCCTATGGTAAAACTTAATAACGTTATATAG
- the tkt gene encoding transketolase yields the protein MNKIEQLTVDTIRVLSAEAIQKANSGHPGLPLGVAPMAYTLWANHMKHNPNNSKWQDRDRFVLSAGHGSMLEYSLLNLFGYGLTIEDLKNFRQFGSLTPGHPEYGHTNGVEITTGPLGQGIANAVGMAIAESHLAAKFNTKKHAIVDHYTYAICGDGDNMEGISSEAASLAGTLGLSKLILMYDSNSISIEGSTDIAFTEDVSKRFEAYGWQVINVEDGNDMDAIGKAIETAKLELNKPTFIKIKTIIGFGCAKKQGLASAHGEPLGEDNITEMKKCMGWNLAPFTVPDEVAKHMEIVKSKLSKKEETWNTLYAEYCKENPKLAKEYELWQSGDLSVDLLKVEELWKFEGKAATRNSSGAIINTLAKYVPNFIGGSADLAPSNKTYMKGLGDFSVDDRNGSNLHFGVREHAMAAIANGIYVHGGLKPFVSTFFVFSDYMKGAMRLSSLMGLPVTYVLTHDSIAVGEDGPTHEPIEHLAALRALPNFNVFRPADSRETAVGWYAAITSKTTPTALILTRQNLPLYAETSIEALKGAYVLKTYETPGQKPDIILMASGSEVEFIYEGAKLLNDKGIKARVISMPCLDLFEAQSKEYKESILPSSVRTRLAVEAAASFGWHKYVGLDGDVISIDRFGASGKAEILYKEFGFTTENVVSKALKLLGK from the coding sequence TTGAACAAAATTGAACAACTAACAGTAGATACTATAAGAGTATTATCAGCTGAGGCAATACAAAAAGCAAATTCAGGCCATCCAGGTCTTCCACTTGGAGTTGCACCAATGGCCTACACATTATGGGCAAACCATATGAAACATAACCCTAACAATTCAAAATGGCAGGATAGAGATAGATTTGTACTCTCTGCAGGTCATGGATCGATGCTTGAATACTCACTTCTTAATCTTTTTGGGTATGGTCTAACTATTGAAGATTTAAAGAACTTTAGGCAATTTGGAAGTTTAACACCTGGCCATCCTGAATATGGTCATACAAACGGCGTTGAAATTACCACAGGCCCACTTGGACAAGGAATTGCTAATGCAGTTGGTATGGCAATAGCTGAAAGTCATCTTGCAGCAAAATTCAATACAAAAAAACATGCTATTGTAGATCATTATACATATGCTATATGTGGTGATGGAGATAATATGGAAGGGATATCTTCCGAAGCAGCATCCCTTGCAGGTACTCTAGGGTTATCTAAGCTTATTTTAATGTATGACTCAAATAGCATATCTATAGAAGGATCTACAGATATTGCCTTTACAGAAGATGTAAGCAAAAGGTTTGAGGCTTATGGATGGCAGGTAATAAACGTAGAAGATGGCAATGATATGGATGCAATAGGCAAAGCTATTGAAACTGCAAAACTTGAGTTAAATAAACCTACCTTTATTAAAATTAAAACTATTATCGGATTTGGCTGTGCTAAAAAACAAGGCTTAGCATCAGCACATGGCGAACCACTTGGTGAAGATAATATAACTGAAATGAAAAAATGTATGGGCTGGAATCTTGCTCCATTTACCGTTCCAGATGAAGTAGCTAAGCATATGGAAATTGTAAAATCAAAACTAAGCAAAAAAGAAGAAACTTGGAACACACTTTATGCTGAGTATTGCAAAGAAAATCCTAAACTCGCTAAAGAATATGAATTATGGCAGAGTGGTGATCTTTCTGTTGATTTACTAAAAGTTGAAGAGTTATGGAAATTTGAAGGCAAGGCAGCAACAAGAAACTCTTCTGGTGCTATAATAAATACATTAGCAAAATATGTACCAAACTTTATAGGTGGTTCTGCAGATCTTGCTCCTTCTAATAAAACATATATGAAGGGTCTAGGTGATTTCTCTGTCGATGATAGAAATGGTTCTAACCTTCATTTTGGAGTACGTGAGCATGCCATGGCAGCCATTGCAAATGGTATATATGTTCATGGAGGTCTTAAACCTTTTGTTTCAACTTTCTTCGTATTTAGTGATTATATGAAGGGTGCAATGAGACTTTCTTCACTTATGGGTCTACCTGTAACTTATGTGTTAACTCATGATAGTATAGCTGTTGGTGAAGATGGTCCAACTCATGAACCAATAGAGCATCTTGCAGCTTTAAGGGCTCTACCAAACTTTAATGTGTTTAGACCAGCTGATTCAAGAGAAACAGCTGTTGGTTGGTATGCCGCAATAACTTCAAAAACAACCCCTACCGCATTAATACTAACAAGACAGAATCTTCCTTTATATGCTGAAACATCAATCGAGGCTTTAAAGGGTGCATATGTATTAAAAACTTATGAAACACCTGGTCAAAAACCTGATATCATTTTAATGGCTTCTGGATCTGAAGTAGAATTTATTTATGAAGGTGCTAAATTATTAAATGATAAAGGTATTAAAGCAAGAGTTATAAGTATGCCATGTTTAGATTTATTTGAAGCTCAATCAAAAGAGTATAAAGAATCTATATTACCGTCATCTGTTAGAACAAGGCTCGCTGTAGAAGCTGCTGCTTCATTCGGTTGGCACAAATATGTTGGACTTGACGGAGACGTAATTTCCATCGATAGATTTGGAGCTTCAGGTAAAGCTGAAATTTTATATAAAGAGTTTGGATTCACAACAGAGAATGTTGTAAGTAAAGCACTTAAACTACTAGGCAAATAA
- a CDS encoding glycoside hydrolase family 88/105 protein, whose translation MENWAARMTDSVMIRTPEFNCKWEYDNGVIFKGIELLWKITKDKKYFDFIKKNMDFFIDETGDIKKYSVTEYNIDHVNNGKLLFLLYKETGLEKYKKAAFLLREQLRNHPRTSEGAFWHKQIYPYQIWLDGLYMGSPFLAEFIKEFGETSEFDDVTKQFLICELHAKDSVTGLLYHAWDEKKVQPWCNKETGLSKNFWGRSMGWYVMAIVDVLDYLPENHKDRARIIEILNEVLEALLKVRDEKTGLWYQVLDKGTQKGNYIESSASCMILYAIAKGSNKGYIPKKWVAIAKTTYKNIVDEFIMVTKDGLVNLNKTCAVAGLGGATKRDGTYEYYISEPIVTNDAKGIGAFILAAAEMEILN comes from the coding sequence ATGGAAAATTGGGCCGCTAGGATGACTGATTCCGTTATGATTCGAACTCCAGAGTTTAATTGTAAATGGGAATATGATAATGGTGTTATTTTTAAAGGTATCGAGTTATTATGGAAAATAACTAAGGACAAAAAATACTTTGATTTTATTAAAAAAAACATGGACTTTTTTATCGATGAAACTGGTGATATTAAGAAATATAGTGTTACTGAATATAATATAGATCACGTAAACAATGGAAAACTTTTATTTCTTCTTTATAAGGAAACAGGGCTTGAGAAATATAAAAAAGCTGCTTTTCTATTAAGAGAACAATTAAGAAACCACCCACGAACTAGTGAAGGAGCCTTCTGGCATAAGCAAATCTATCCTTATCAAATATGGTTAGATGGCCTTTACATGGGTTCACCATTTTTAGCTGAATTTATAAAAGAGTTTGGTGAAACTTCTGAATTTGATGATGTTACAAAACAATTTTTAATATGTGAGCTTCATGCAAAAGATTCCGTAACTGGATTGTTATATCATGCATGGGATGAAAAGAAAGTTCAGCCCTGGTGTAACAAAGAAACAGGCCTTTCTAAAAATTTTTGGGGTCGTTCAATGGGTTGGTATGTTATGGCTATAGTCGATGTATTAGACTACCTACCAGAAAACCATAAGGATAGAGCTAGAATAATCGAAATTTTAAATGAAGTACTAGAAGCTCTTCTTAAAGTTCGCGATGAAAAAACAGGACTTTGGTACCAAGTATTAGATAAAGGAACCCAAAAAGGTAACTATATAGAATCCTCGGCATCATGCATGATACTATATGCTATTGCAAAAGGATCAAATAAAGGTTATATACCAAAAAAATGGGTTGCTATTGCAAAAACAACATATAAAAACATTGTTGATGAATTTATTATGGTTACAAAAGATGGCCTAGTGAATTTAAACAAAACCTGCGCTGTAGCTGGACTTGGTGGCGCAACTAAAAGAGACGGTACATATGAGTACTATATAAGTGAACCAATTGTTACAAATGATGCAAAGGGCATTGGAGCCTTTATCCTTGCTGCGGCAGAGATGGAAATTCTAAATTAG
- a CDS encoding carbohydrate ABC transporter permease: MNDKFSFKKGYRGRAFFKIFNALFLLATVVAILVPILKVVSDSLDTTGSYGLRLIPLHPTIAAYKAVVTQTTLYTPFLISVYITILGTLIGLFLTTLGAYILIQDDMPGRKIFASLLFFTMLFNGGLVPTYLNMKNLGLMNSLWSIILPLSLNVYNLILMKSFFEGIPKALMESAEIDGCSPMGIFVKIVLPLSKPALAAIGLFFAVSFWNEYFNFMLYISDPNKLNFQIKIREMIIESTSTQSTASNGIYSKTLQNAAIIVTILPFAVIYPFCQKYFVQGITLGAVKG; the protein is encoded by the coding sequence ATGAATGATAAATTTAGCTTCAAAAAAGGATACCGTGGAAGAGCTTTTTTCAAAATATTCAACGCATTATTTCTACTTGCGACTGTAGTTGCAATACTTGTTCCTATTTTGAAAGTAGTATCTGATTCTTTAGATACCACCGGTTCATATGGTTTGAGACTTATTCCATTACATCCAACAATTGCAGCTTATAAAGCTGTTGTTACACAAACAACCTTGTATACTCCTTTTCTTATTTCTGTTTATATAACTATATTGGGTACACTTATTGGTTTATTCCTAACAACACTAGGAGCATATATATTAATTCAGGATGATATGCCCGGAAGAAAGATATTTGCATCACTCCTATTTTTTACAATGTTATTTAATGGTGGACTAGTTCCTACATATTTAAATATGAAGAACCTTGGATTAATGAATAGTTTATGGTCGATTATTCTTCCATTAAGTTTAAATGTTTATAATTTGATACTTATGAAGAGTTTCTTTGAGGGAATACCTAAGGCTTTAATGGAATCAGCTGAAATAGATGGTTGTAGTCCTATGGGTATATTCGTAAAAATAGTGTTGCCTTTATCAAAGCCAGCACTCGCTGCCATAGGATTATTTTTCGCTGTTTCCTTTTGGAATGAATATTTTAACTTTATGTTGTACATTTCAGATCCGAATAAACTTAACTTTCAAATTAAAATAAGGGAAATGATAATAGAGAGTACATCCACTCAATCAACTGCATCAAATGGTATATATAGTAAAACTCTTCAAAATGCAGCTATAATTGTTACAATATTACCATTTGCTGTTATATATCCTTTTTGTCAAAAATACTTTGTGCAAGGTATAACCCTTGGCGCAGTTAAAGGATAA
- a CDS encoding YesL family protein, with translation MAKSKREFGEGPFYTITNYIFWFLLGNLYFLLLNIPLVIMFIILFSVGTNKIPQGFTSILIVCCIPIAPAATALFSVMGKLIREKDVNITKDFFKAYKTNFIQSLFFGALEIMLLCILSIDIKYFIASAYPKPLTVSFFVIIVLVFSINLYVFPIISRFYLGWKDILKTAAYYTIRKFNVTLLSLSSFLIVGFIFFKISTFILLFISSIVCYLIMYYQKNVLLEIENKLKLNTDKPKLENL, from the coding sequence ATGGCTAAATCAAAAAGAGAATTTGGTGAGGGACCTTTCTACACAATAACTAATTATATATTTTGGTTCCTCCTAGGTAATTTATACTTTCTACTTCTTAATATTCCATTAGTTATTATGTTCATTATACTTTTTTCTGTTGGAACAAATAAAATTCCACAAGGTTTTACTTCTATCCTTATTGTATGTTGTATTCCTATAGCACCTGCAGCAACAGCTTTATTTAGTGTGATGGGAAAACTTATACGTGAAAAAGATGTAAATATTACAAAGGATTTTTTTAAAGCTTATAAAACCAACTTTATTCAATCTTTATTTTTCGGCGCCTTAGAAATAATGCTCCTGTGCATACTCTCTATTGATATTAAATATTTTATTGCAAGTGCTTACCCAAAACCATTAACAGTTTCTTTTTTTGTAATAATAGTTCTTGTTTTTTCAATAAATCTATATGTATTCCCAATAATCTCAAGATTTTATTTAGGCTGGAAAGATATTCTTAAAACAGCTGCATACTATACAATTAGAAAATTCAATGTTACACTTTTATCTCTTTCAAGTTTTCTAATTGTAGGCTTTATATTTTTTAAAATATCTACCTTTATATTACTATTCATATCAAGTATTGTTTGTTATTTAATAATGTATTATCAAAAAAATGTATTATTAGAAATTGAAAATAAACTAAAACTAAATACTGATAAGCCTAAACTAGAAAATCTCTAA
- a CDS encoding alpha/beta hydrolase family protein: MKYQKKVGQFMLEEEKYFTISDHLKNFYSLKSKKLGFIAENVLEYGLWKAELKTKLKEILGMNSMMLCELKPQIVESKKFEDYRRDKAIIQTEPGVWMPLYILIPDGIKLNEKRDCVIAPHGHGGGGKDSIVGKIDTPDIKESIDKYNYDYGLKFVRQGYVVFCSDARGAGERREDKHQGTDIKAIMSTSCNDINNVAISIGQTLVGMMTWDLMRLIDYIETLSYCDSSKIACCGFSGGGLQALWLSAIDERITCSVVSGYFYGFKDSILNTHLCGCNFVPRLWEYIELGDLAALIAPNPLLIESGTKDKLNGARGIVNAIQQVDITRKAYNIFNKKDNIYHHIFDGPHMWNGEKTYDFVNKWRKGFDI; encoded by the coding sequence ATGAAATATCAAAAGAAAGTAGGGCAATTTATGCTAGAAGAAGAGAAATATTTTACAATCAGCGATCATCTAAAAAATTTTTATTCTCTAAAATCTAAAAAATTAGGATTTATAGCAGAAAATGTTTTGGAATATGGATTATGGAAAGCTGAGTTGAAAACAAAACTTAAAGAAATATTGGGAATGAATAGTATGATGTTATGTGAACTTAAACCACAAATAGTAGAGTCAAAAAAATTTGAAGATTACAGGCGAGATAAAGCTATTATTCAAACAGAGCCAGGAGTTTGGATGCCTCTTTATATATTGATTCCTGATGGAATTAAGCTAAATGAAAAGAGAGATTGTGTTATTGCACCTCATGGACATGGAGGAGGCGGTAAGGATTCAATTGTAGGGAAAATTGATACTCCGGACATTAAAGAAAGCATAGATAAATATAACTACGACTATGGTTTGAAATTCGTGAGGCAAGGGTATGTGGTATTTTGCAGTGATGCAAGAGGAGCAGGTGAAAGAAGAGAAGATAAACATCAAGGCACAGATATAAAAGCAATTATGAGTACTTCTTGTAATGATATAAATAATGTTGCTATTAGCATAGGGCAAACTTTGGTGGGTATGATGACTTGGGACCTTATGAGGCTTATAGATTATATCGAAACTCTTAGTTATTGCGATAGCTCAAAAATAGCATGTTGTGGATTTTCAGGAGGAGGACTGCAAGCATTATGGTTATCAGCAATAGATGAGAGAATAACTTGTAGCGTTGTTAGTGGTTATTTTTATGGATTTAAAGATTCTATATTAAATACTCATTTATGTGGATGTAATTTTGTACCAAGGCTTTGGGAATATATAGAGCTTGGTGATTTAGCAGCTTTAATTGCACCGAATCCACTTTTAATTGAAAGTGGTACTAAGGATAAACTTAATGGCGCAAGGGGAATTGTTAATGCTATACAGCAGGTGGATATAACTAGAAAGGCATATAATATATTTAATAAAAAAGACAATATCTATCATCATATATTTGATGGTCCTCATATGTGGAACGGAGAGAAAACATATGATTTTGTTAATAAGTGGCGAAAGGGGTTTGACATATGA
- a CDS encoding ABC transporter permease — MQLKIRKPQKTSDTSLIKKSNATVLKRMLRYKYFYLMALPVVVITFIFYYMPMYGIKFAFTKYGPFAPAKFIGLDNFRTLFKTPQFLSAFRNTITLSLLNLFVGMLVTIVFALLLNEVKNKFAKSFVQTLLYLPHFLSWVVVASIFTIILSPQDGFINQLLVQTGHKPFYFLVSEKWWTPIFVFIARWKDTGWGTIIYLAALSGISPELYEAASIDGASRLKQCFHVTIPGIMNTILVIFILDLAKVLNLFDSVFNLMNPLVYSVSDTIQTYTFRVMSQQADYGYTTAVGLFKSVIALVLVLAANKISKKIKGSSIL; from the coding sequence TTGCAACTTAAAATAAGGAAACCCCAAAAAACATCAGATACTAGTCTTATAAAAAAATCAAACGCCACTGTGCTAAAAAGAATGTTAAGATACAAGTATTTTTATCTAATGGCTCTTCCAGTAGTAGTAATCACATTTATATTTTACTACATGCCTATGTATGGTATAAAATTTGCATTCACAAAATATGGTCCTTTTGCCCCTGCAAAATTTATAGGTTTAGACAATTTTAGGACTTTATTTAAAACGCCTCAATTTTTAAGTGCTTTTAGAAACACTATTACCCTTAGTTTGCTTAATCTTTTTGTCGGCATGTTAGTAACAATTGTTTTTGCTTTGTTATTAAATGAGGTAAAAAACAAATTTGCTAAAAGCTTTGTTCAAACATTGTTATATCTTCCACATTTCCTTTCCTGGGTAGTTGTAGCTTCCATATTCACTATAATTTTATCACCTCAGGACGGATTTATAAATCAACTACTTGTACAAACAGGTCATAAACCTTTTTATTTTTTAGTGTCAGAAAAATGGTGGACCCCTATATTCGTCTTTATCGCAAGGTGGAAGGATACTGGTTGGGGAACTATAATTTACTTAGCCGCACTATCTGGTATAAGCCCAGAACTATATGAAGCAGCATCTATAGATGGTGCTAGTAGACTTAAACAATGTTTTCATGTTACCATTCCAGGAATTATGAATACAATACTTGTAATATTTATATTAGATCTTGCAAAAGTATTAAACTTATTTGATTCAGTATTTAATCTTATGAATCCTTTGGTTTATAGTGTTTCAGATACTATTCAAACCTATACATTTAGGGTCATGTCTCAACAAGCAGACTATGGTTACACTACAGCCGTGGGATTATTTAAGTCTGTAATAGCTTTAGTGTTAGTTCTTGCAGCTAACAAAATCAGTAAAAAAATTAAGGGTTCAAGTATTTTATAA
- a CDS encoding sugar phosphate isomerase/epimerase family protein encodes MIIGGRAHDFGKLPVAQLAAKVSKQGYSYIQLALSKAIYGIDCSLGKLSPGLGNYIRDSFKKENVQIAVLGCYINGIHPDIQKRRADIDRFKEHIRFARDFGCSIVGTETGTLKVDGLSDYDNESESAFETLIESLKEITCEAEKFGVIVGIEGGKNEVVSTPQRMRRVLDLIPSNNLQVIYDPTNYISILNFKDQNDLIKDAFNLFGDRMVVLHAKDFVVCNDKINIVAAGMGNLNYELILKQLKKRKPFINILLEDIKEVDMDRSIKFIEQLYNRV; translated from the coding sequence TTGATAATAGGTGGAAGAGCTCATGATTTTGGCAAATTACCTGTTGCGCAGCTTGCAGCGAAAGTATCAAAGCAGGGTTATTCATATATTCAATTGGCTTTAAGTAAAGCGATATATGGAATAGATTGTAGTTTGGGTAAGTTAAGTCCAGGCCTTGGGAATTATATTAGGGATAGTTTCAAGAAAGAAAATGTTCAGATTGCTGTTTTAGGTTGTTATATAAATGGTATACATCCGGATATCCAAAAGAGAAGGGCCGATATAGATAGGTTTAAAGAACATATAAGATTTGCTAGAGATTTTGGATGTAGTATAGTTGGAACAGAAACTGGAACTTTAAAGGTTGATGGCTTAAGTGATTATGATAACGAGTCAGAATCAGCTTTTGAAACTTTAATTGAAAGTTTAAAAGAGATCACATGTGAAGCTGAAAAATTTGGAGTCATAGTTGGAATTGAGGGAGGGAAAAATGAGGTTGTATCTACGCCTCAAAGAATGAGAAGAGTCCTAGATTTGATTCCGTCAAATAATTTACAAGTTATCTACGATCCAACTAATTATATATCAATATTAAACTTTAAGGATCAAAATGATCTTATTAAAGATGCCTTTAATTTATTTGGTGATAGAATGGTAGTTTTGCATGCAAAGGATTTTGTAGTTTGTAATGATAAAATCAATATTGTAGCTGCGGGCATGGGAAATTTAAATTATGAATTGATACTGAAACAGCTTAAGAAGAGGAAACCATTTATAAATATTTTGCTTGAGGATATTAAAGAAGTGGATATGGATAGAAGTATTAAGTTTATTGAACAACTTTATAATAGAGTATAA
- a CDS encoding pectinesterase family protein, which yields MIVSKDGSGDFKTVQDAINSIPITNKEKIVINIKNGIYKEKIYINVDNVILLGESKANTILTYDDYAYKESISGEKMGTFNSFSTFVGGDNFCAQNITFENSSGSGDIYGQAVAIYVDGDKAKFKNCSFIGCQDTIFTGPLPPKPKKGNWFGGPKDRAPRRPVRQYYEDCYIRGDIDFIFGSATAVFNLCVIFSNNRDREVNGYITAASTSEGERFGYIFTNCKLLSDAAPNSVYLGRPWRDYAKTTFINCFMGEHIIREGWHNWDRTVTEQTASYEEYNSSGPGGKLDNRAIWAKVLSDEEVKDYNIDNILGPDFNYEFYKS from the coding sequence ATGATAGTATCAAAGGATGGAAGTGGAGATTTTAAGACGGTTCAAGATGCAATAAATTCTATACCTATTACAAATAAAGAAAAGATCGTTATAAATATTAAAAATGGAATATATAAAGAAAAGATATATATTAATGTAGATAATGTAATTCTTTTAGGTGAAAGTAAAGCTAATACAATATTAACCTATGATGATTATGCATATAAGGAGTCTATAAGCGGAGAAAAGATGGGTACTTTTAATTCATTTTCTACTTTCGTAGGGGGAGATAATTTTTGCGCCCAAAATATAACTTTTGAAAATTCATCTGGTAGCGGAGATATATATGGTCAGGCAGTTGCTATTTATGTGGATGGTGACAAAGCTAAGTTTAAAAACTGTAGTTTTATTGGGTGTCAGGACACTATTTTTACAGGACCTTTACCACCAAAACCCAAGAAAGGTAATTGGTTTGGCGGGCCTAAAGATCGAGCACCAAGAAGGCCTGTACGCCAGTATTATGAAGATTGTTATATTAGAGGTGACATAGATTTTATTTTTGGATCTGCCACAGCTGTGTTTAATCTATGCGTAATATTCTCAAATAATAGGGATCGGGAGGTAAATGGATATATAACTGCAGCATCTACAAGTGAAGGAGAAAGGTTTGGCTATATATTTACAAATTGCAAGTTACTAAGTGATGCTGCACCTAATTCCGTTTATTTAGGAAGGCCTTGGAGGGATTATGCTAAAACTACTTTTATAAATTGTTTTATGGGAGAACATATTATAAGGGAAGGGTGGCATAACTGGGATCGCACGGTCACTGAGCAAACGGCTAGTTACGAGGAATATAACAGTTCGGGTCCTGGGGGGAAATTAGATAATAGAGCTATATGGGCAAAAGTATTAAGTGACGAGGAAGTTAAAGATTATAATATAGATAATATACTTGGTCCTGATTTTAATTATGAATTTTATAAAAGCTAG